A portion of the Chitinivorax sp. PXF-14 genome contains these proteins:
- a CDS encoding FadR/GntR family transcriptional regulator encodes MSPNRTLPDQIADYLIAKIFIGDLKAGDRLPPERLYADQLGVDRTSLRMALKQLARMGLIRSVQGSGITIENYEECSGIDFLACVFSIKELDLGGKFLLEALDQWTFFLPLSIMFAAKREGNRATSNELEDTFRQQLHLLESPGNMAKVVDIEVELQNRLSRQQGSTMMQLISNSTSLLRRRIVQLFFEHIDVAAHIRFHQALLKRVLAKELVGYALMDHYRDYLSEHTLPLRQYLKSLPPEPKLVGSPL; translated from the coding sequence ATGAGCCCCAACCGCACCCTCCCCGACCAGATTGCCGACTATCTGATTGCCAAGATTTTCATTGGCGACCTCAAGGCCGGTGATCGCCTGCCACCGGAGCGGCTGTATGCGGATCAGCTTGGGGTGGACCGTACCTCGTTACGCATGGCCCTCAAGCAGTTGGCGCGCATGGGCCTGATACGCTCGGTACAGGGGTCGGGCATCACCATCGAGAACTACGAGGAATGCAGCGGGATCGACTTTCTCGCCTGCGTGTTCAGCATCAAGGAGCTCGATCTCGGTGGCAAATTCCTGCTGGAAGCGCTGGATCAGTGGACCTTCTTCCTGCCGCTATCGATCATGTTTGCCGCCAAGCGCGAAGGCAACCGTGCCACCTCCAACGAGCTGGAAGACACCTTCCGGCAACAGCTGCATCTGCTGGAAAGCCCCGGCAATATGGCCAAGGTCGTCGATATCGAGGTGGAGCTGCAAAACCGGCTGTCGCGCCAGCAAGGCAGCACGATGATGCAGCTGATCAGCAACTCGACCTCGCTCTTGCGCCGGCGCATCGTGCAGCTGTTTTTCGAGCACATCGACGTCGCCGCGCATATCCGCTTTCACCAGGCACTGCTCAAGCGGGTGCTGGCCAAGGAGCTGGTTGGCTATGCCCTGATGGACCACTACCGCGACTACCTCAGCGAGCACACCTTGCCGCTGCGCCAGTACCTGAAATCGCTGCCGCCCGAGCCTAAGCTGGTCGGCTCCCCCCTCTAG
- a CDS encoding PilZ domain-containing protein, with product MTNQRTHPRSTISWRAALVEAGKRNIIHARAIEISQSGAGLLSDEALPIGMRYQLFLEVTDPARGSRQAIELACQVVHSTLVGNISQFRSGVRFTSQSQALQAVLARLRPQ from the coding sequence ATGACCAACCAACGTACCCACCCGCGCTCCACGATCAGCTGGCGCGCCGCCCTCGTGGAAGCCGGCAAGCGCAACATCATTCACGCCAGGGCAATCGAGATATCGCAAAGTGGTGCCGGCCTGCTGTCCGACGAGGCATTGCCGATCGGCATGCGCTACCAGCTCTTCCTCGAAGTGACCGATCCGGCGCGTGGCAGCCGCCAGGCAATCGAATTGGCGTGCCAGGTCGTCCATTCGACCCTGGTTGGCAACATCAGCCAGTTTCGCAGCGGCGTCAGGTTCACCTCGCAGTCGCAGGCACTGCAAGCGGTGTTGGCGCGGCTCAGGCCGCAATAG
- a CDS encoding ArsR/SmtB family transcription factor, with product MDSTQIDAMRGAADRATSLLKTLANEDRLMLLCQMVGGEKCVGDFEALLDIRQPTLSQQLGVLRNEGLVSTRRDGKHIYYSLASSEAVRVLELLYSLYCPIAAAASPEEKRNPGQR from the coding sequence ATGGACAGTACACAGATTGATGCGATGCGCGGCGCAGCCGACCGCGCGACCAGCCTGCTCAAGACGCTGGCGAACGAAGACCGGCTGATGCTGCTGTGCCAGATGGTCGGCGGCGAAAAGTGCGTGGGCGATTTCGAGGCGCTGCTCGATATACGGCAGCCTACCTTATCCCAGCAACTGGGAGTGTTGCGCAACGAAGGCCTCGTCAGCACACGTCGGGACGGCAAGCATATCTACTACTCGCTGGCGAGTAGCGAGGCCGTGCGTGTGCTCGAATTGTTGTACAGCCTGTATTGCCCGATCGCGGCGGCGGCATCGCCCGAAGAAAAAAGAAACCCCGGCCAGAGGTGA
- a CDS encoding RNA-binding S4 domain-containing protein — protein MGHKQQAPAHDERVRIDKWLWAARFFKTRSLAGEAVELGRAWINGERVKPARAVKVGDRVTIRRGEDEADVLVLGLSEVRGPAPVAQQLYEETPESLARRADRREQAQWQGDGGFEGKGRPTKRDRRQMGRLTGG, from the coding sequence GTGGGGCACAAGCAGCAAGCGCCAGCGCACGACGAACGGGTGCGGATCGACAAATGGCTGTGGGCCGCGCGCTTCTTCAAGACGCGTTCGCTGGCTGGTGAGGCGGTCGAGCTGGGCCGCGCCTGGATCAACGGCGAGCGGGTGAAACCGGCGCGTGCGGTCAAGGTGGGCGACCGTGTCACCATCCGCCGCGGCGAGGATGAAGCCGATGTGCTGGTGCTGGGATTGTCCGAGGTTCGCGGGCCGGCACCCGTGGCGCAGCAGCTCTATGAAGAGACGCCGGAGAGCCTTGCCCGGCGGGCAGATCGCCGCGAGCAGGCGCAATGGCAGGGCGATGGCGGGTTCGAAGGCAAGGGCCGTCCGACCAAGCGTGACCGACGGCAGATGGGGCGCCTGACGGGCGGCTGA
- the trxA gene encoding thioredoxin TrxA translates to MSEHIHHVTDSTFEAEVLQSSTPVMVDYWADWCGPCKMIAPILDEIAQEYAGRLKVAKLNIDENQGTPPKFGIRGIPTLMIFKNGNVEATKVGALSKSQLTAFIDSHI, encoded by the coding sequence ATGAGCGAACATATCCACCATGTGACCGATTCCACTTTCGAGGCCGAAGTGCTGCAATCGTCGACGCCGGTCATGGTTGACTACTGGGCTGACTGGTGCGGTCCGTGCAAGATGATCGCTCCCATCCTCGACGAAATCGCTCAGGAATATGCCGGTCGCCTGAAAGTTGCCAAACTCAATATCGACGAAAATCAGGGTACGCCCCCGAAATTCGGCATCCGCGGCATTCCGACCCTGATGATCTTCAAGAACGGCAATGTGGAAGCCACCAAGGTCGGCGCACTGTCCAAGTCGCAGCTGACCGCGTTCATTGACAGCCATATCTAA